From one Lotus japonicus ecotype B-129 chromosome 3, LjGifu_v1.2 genomic stretch:
- the LOC130743439 gene encoding transcription factor MYB83-like yields the protein MRKPENKSKVRKGLWSPEEDEKLTKYMVNNGQGCWSDVARNAGLQRCGKSCRLRWINYLRPDLKRGAFSPQEQDLIIHLHSLLGNRWSQIAARLPGRTDNEIKNFWNSTIKKRLKNLSTTSTSPNASESTSEPNKDHNMGGFNISAQHQYASYMPMFNSYPSSLSMQTTTVLNTMIEGLPMLEHGIINMPPNGGYFNSTGPCFSQSGVVENDNNGVLGSVNIGVEGDVFVPPLENYVRNSCTNHNLIRVESMRKKETNNSYFDDINNNILHNNCHNKKSENGVENLFQEQLTMGEWDFEELMKDVSSFPFLDFST from the exons ATGAGGAAGCCCGAGAACAAGAGCAAGGTTAGAAAGGGGTTGTGGTCAccagaagaagatgagaagcTGACGAAGTACATGGTGAACAATGGACAAGGTTGTTGGAGCGATGTGGCAAGAAATGCTGGGTTGCAAAGGTGTGGGAAAAGTTGTCGGCTTCGATGGATCAATTACTTGAGGCCTGATCTTAAACGAGGTGCATTCTCACCCCAAGAACAGGACCTCATCATCCATTTGCATTCCCTTCTTGGAAACAG ATGGTCTCAAATAGCGGCACGCTTGCCAGGGCGAACTGACAATGAAATCAAAAACTTTTGGAACTCCACAATCAAGAAAAGACTCAAGAACTTGTCAACAACCTCAACCTCACCAAATGCAAGCGAATCCACTTCTGAGCCTAACAAAGACCACAACATGGGAGGGTTTAATATTTCTGCACAACATCAATATGCAAGCTACATGCCCATGTTCAATTCATATCCATCATCACTATCAATGCAAACCACCACAGTTCTCAACACCATGATTGAAGGGTTGCCTATGCTGGAGCATGGAATTATAAACATGCCACCTAATGGAGGATACTTCAACAGTACAGGACCATGCTTCTCACAAAGTGGAGTAGTTGAAAATGACAATAATGGAGTGCTTGGGAGTGTAAATATTGGAGTAGAAGGGGATGTGTTTGTTCCTCCTCTAGAGAATTATGTTAGAAATTCTTGTACTAACCATAACCTGATCAGAGTGGAGAGTATGCGCAAGAAAGAAACTAACAATAGTTACTTTGATGACATAAACAACAATATCCTTCATAATAATTGCCACAATAAGAAATCTGAAAATGGAGTAGAGAATTTATTTCAAGAACAGTTAACCATGGGAGAGTGGGACTTTGAGGAGTTGATGAAAGATGTTTCTTCCTTTCCGTTTCTTGATTTTTCAACCTGA